GTCCGCGAGTTTCTTAAGGTCGATTTTTGGCTCGCCGTATATGGTAACCTCTGAGCTGCCTGAGGCGTCAAGAATCAGCGTGCTGTCAGCAAATACGCTGCAATTGACATAGCCTTCGGTGGTAAGGGCCATATTCTTTACGGTGAGGCCTTTTCCCGTAAATGCCGCGTTGTTGTCCATACGCAGGGTCATGTCGAGCACATCGCCCTCAATCTTGGCCGATGCTTTCTGGTATAAGTCGCATTTTAATGCCGTCGCCGATATAAGTGCCTTGATGTCGGCGTTCTTGCTCAGGACAAGAGTTCCACTTTCCGACTTAGCGTTCAATTCTGTTCTGGATTTATCGTTTGCGGTTATTGAGAACGATTTGCATCCGAGGTTCAGGTACAGTCTTGAACCGTCGAACGACTGAAACGAAATCTCATCGAGTTTCACCTCTTCCAGGGCATTGACCCGTGATTCATTTTTTGTGACGACAGTCTTGAAACTGTCGGTGTAAGTGACCCGGACGCTGAATTTTTTCTCACCGGTAATTTCTTTGGCCATAAAAAGGATCATCACACTGCCATTCATTGCAATGCCCAGTGCCGGTTGCAGGTTGTCGTCGGCTTCCAGCTCAACACCATTTTTATCGCCTTTAATCAGTGATACTTCGAGGTTGTCACGTACTTCAAGTCCGTCAAACGATTCGACCTCTTTTTGTTCGATCACGACAATTTTAGAGCCTCTGAGTTTTTCTTTTCCCTGCGCAAATGCCATTCCGCTCAGCAAAAGCAGCATCAGGGTGAATGCAGTTTTTTTCATGTTTCATATGATTGGGTTTGCCAAATATATGAAAAGTTGCTTAGGTCGGAAAATCGATTGCTTGCGCGGATTACAAAAAAAAACGCTACATAAAATAGCGTCAATTCGTTCGGAGGCGGCACCGGGATATTTGCGTTTATTCCTGAACCAACTCGGATTCAGTGTGCATCGCACAACGCCACGAATCCTGTTCTTTGATCCATGTGGAAGTACAGGCGCACTGCATCGGCTGCTTCTGCGCGTCGCTTTTCGATCCTATGGTAATCGTGTAGCCAATAATGGCACTGTTGCCAAAGACCTCGACTGCAGCCATGCTAATGTCGGTAACCCTGATGTCCGCACCTGAACCCGAATCGAACATGTGCTTGAATTCATTTTCATCAACGCGCATCACACCGTTTTTACCTGCCACAGTACACGGAAAGCGGGTGAGCTGTTTTACGGTTTCGTAATCATGGTCTTCCATGCCCTGCCAATAGTTTTTCTCCAGTTTGATGATTTCATTTTCCATAACAGTTTGATAATAAGTTGTGTGTTATAAAGTTCAAGAATTTGATCGACAAGAGAAATGCATTTAACAATGATTTAATGTTGGGTCGCGCTTCACTCTGAACAAGCGGGTAGTGAGGGCGATGCATTCCGGTACAAAAAAAATCCGCCCCAAAAGGAGCGGATGCTTTACTAACTTCAAAATGGACTATTCCTCTGAGACCGATCCACCGCCTGATTCCGACTTGGAGAGGGTTTTCGGGATTTTATGGTAGCCCACAGAACCGCCTCCGCTTGCCTCGGCATCGAGTTTCAATATCGGATACACTGAAATGCTCGCGCCACCGCTCGCATCGGCTTTGATATTGTTGGCCTGTAGTTGTTCTGCATCGACCGGGCTTCCGCCGCTGGCCGAGATTTCTACGTCCAGTGCTTTTCCGCTGACATCTATGCCGGCGCCTCCACTGGCATCCATTGACATAGTGTCTGCCTCGACGTGAACGTCAAGCTGCGCTCCGCCGCTCGAATGCAATTCCAGTCTTTCGCAGATCAGTTTCCCATTACCGCGCAACGTGGCGCCACCATCCGCTTGGAGTTCTTTGATCTCGGGTAGCCTTACGGTGACCACAGGACCGTTAGCCGTTGAATAGCTGCCGTCGGTGCGGACGGTCAGGATGCCATTTATGACCTCTGTCTTGATCAACGACATAATGTTGTCATCCGCTTCGACTGTTACTTCAGTGCCGGCGCCCTGCTCGACAATGACCTCGATGCCGCCGTCGGCACTAACTCCGGTGAAATTGCCGGAGATGCTGCGGTTTTGCCTGATTACGTTTCCGCTTCCGTCAATCCCGTCGCCAAAGTTGACATTGTACCTGCAGGAAACGAATAGCAGGCCGATAGCTGCTGCGATGACGATTTTTGTTAGGAAAATGATTGCTTTGATCATGGTGTTATTTTTTAATGATGGTTCCGTCTTTATCGGTGGTCAGTCCTTTTCCGCCTGTGCCGGCTTTTGCTGGCGGCGTGGGCGTCCTGGTTTCGATGATCACCTTGCCATTGTCATCGCGGATGGTCGTGGTCGTCGTCACCGTTGAATCGGTAACACGCTCATTGTCCTCTGTACTAACGTCGTTATGGTCGTTTTCTTCCACAGGGCAGTCGAGGCACTTTACCTGGTCATGGCCCATCCGGTAGATGTACTGGTCAGAGCTGTAATGCAGGTTGAAGAAATCGTCGTAAGATGCGTCGTAATCCCGTACGCTGGCATCGGCCTTAAATTTCGTTCCTTCAGGCAGGTAGAGGTGCAACTCCACATACTGGTCGCGGAATTTATTCGATGCATCGGTCAGCCAATAATTATTCAAAATTAATTTATTTCCTTCTATTTTATAGCTGTACCGGATTTTTTCAGCAATTTTCCTGGCATTGGAAACCGAATTTCCGCGCGCCTGCTTTTCAATGGAAAGATAGGGCGAAGCCTCGTCGGTTTTTTCAATGTACAACCGGACGTTGTTTGAGTATAAAATCGCCGCATCGGTAGAATCCTGGGTGATTTTCATGTCTTCGCGGTCGTACACGTTGCGGGCATAAAAGTCATTGTGCCTGAAAGAAATCTGCAGTGTGTCCTGCGGATTGAGTACGAAGCTTTGTTTTTGCGTGGCACGGCCTTCTTCTGATCTTTCAACCGCTTCGTTTATACCTAAGGTGATCAGTATCCCTACAGATAAGATCCACAATCCCAGTAAAGTGTATTTTGCAGCGCTTCCGATTGATTTCATATTGGTGATCAACAATTTAAAGCCCAGAATAGCGAGGAAGAAAAAGGGAATCCCGATGGCGAAAAACATCAGCAGGCCGAAAACCCATATCGGATATTCAGAGAAATTGCCCGCTTCTATATAATCGGACCAGGGGTAACGCATGAAATGGATCGAACCCAGTGTAAACACGCCGATCAGTAAACAAATCACGACCGGAATCGACATGATGATGAGGATTACGCCGAACACTTTTGCAAATACCTTGAAGATATTCACGATCACATCGCCTATAGAGGTGCTGAATTGCCCCGCGGTATGCCGGGCCTGCTTGCCCATTTTGTCATAGTCGGCATTTTTGATACGCTCTGCCACGTTATCAAATTCCTCACGCACTTTCTTCTCGATATTGGAGATCGTAATGGGTTCGCCGTGCATTTCGAGTTTCTCGGTCGTGGTCACCGCTTCCGGCATCACAATCCAAAGGATGATATAAGCCAGCAGTCCGGTTCCGTAGAAGAATACCAGCACAAGCAGTGCGATGCGCAGCCATACTTTATCCACCCCGAAATAATGCCCCAATCCGGCAAGCACACCGCCTATCATACCGTTTTCGCGGTCTCGGTACAGTTTCTTTTTCACGGGTCCGTTGGGGTTGCTGTCGAAGGCATTACCGGCTTTTGAAGGCCCGTCGTTCATCTCATTGTCCAGTCGGTAGTCTTCGGGCTGGCCCATGACGGCGATCACTTCGTCGAGTTCCTTCAGGCTGATGACCTGTTTGGGATTGGTGTGTTTTTCCGAAATCAGTTCGGCGATGCGCATCTCGATATCGCGGATGATCTCGTCCTGCCCGTTAGAGTTTGACAGGGAACGTTTTATGGCGTCAAAATAGCGGGACAGTTTTTGGTAGGCATCCTCATCAATATAGAAGAACATTCCTCCCAGATTTATATTTACCGTTTTGTTCATGACTATTTATTATTTTGGTTAGTGATTATGGACACCGCATCGGATAATTCTGTCCAGGTGCCGTTGAGTTCTTTCAAAAATGTTTGTCCTAATTCGGTCAGGCCGTAATATTTCCTTGGCGGCCCTGAAGTCGATTCTTCCCAACGGTAGTTGAGGAGTCCGTCGTTTTTAAGCCTGGTCAGCAGCGGATATACCGTGCCTTCGACCACCAGCAATTTTGCGTTTTTCAAGGTATCTAAAATTTCCGAGGTGTAAGCATCTTTTTCCCGAAGGACCGATAAGATGCAGAACTCAAGAACACCTTTACGCATTTGGGCTTTCGTGTTTTCGATATTCATAATTTCTTCGCTGTTTTTAATTCGTTTCGGGTGTAAGCCATCTTAATTGGCCGACAATCCGTTTGTGCTTTTATCTTTAATTGTGGCCAATGCGCCTTCGCTGTATTGTACGTTCTTCGGACTGCCGGAATAGGTGACCCTGGCGCCGTCGGCGATATTCAGCGAAAGGTTTGTCCCAGCGTGCAGTCGCACCGCCGATTGACCTGAGGCAAAAACAACGGCGTTTTCCGTGTCCAGATTCAGCGCGCTCACTTTCACATTTTTGTCCGTATACAGGAATGCATCATAAGCGTTTCCTGAAAGCACCACTGTCGCACTGTCGGTGAATTCACCGGACAGTCTTCCGGTATCGACGCGTCCGTTGAAACTGGCGTTGTCCGATACTTTTACTGTCGTATTGGCGCGTGACCGGATCATGCCGGTAAATTTTGCGCCCGATGACAGTGCGATGTCTATCGAGCGTGTTTCCAATATCTGCGGAAGGACAACCTGTGCCTTTGACGAGGCCGACAACGCACTTAGGCCCGCGCTTTGAAGGTACACCGTAACGCCGTTTACAGGGTTTCCATCAGCGGTATAAACTTTCAGTGTGCCGTTTTTCACGTCCAGCATGATGTTGCTGAGGTTTTCGTTGCTGCCGCTTTGCATTTTTGCAGACGGGACGGGATCGACGGAATAACTGATGGTGATTCCGTTTTTTACTTCGATTCTGGAAAAGTCCGGGATGGCCCTGTTTTCCGATACCTGTGCCTGGGTTAACATTCCGATTAAGAATAAAACGATGGTTGTTGTGATTTTTAACATGATGATTGATTTTTTTCCGGTGCGCTCCGGCATTCGGCTGCGCCCCGGGTGATTAATGATTGATTTTGATTGATTTGATGATGATTGAAACTCGGTTATTTTAAAAATTTGATTGCTAACGGATATTTGAAGTCCTGTCCGTTTGATGTTTTTACGGCGGCGTAAACCGTCATAAAAAATTCAAACAATTGCAGGCAGGCTGCCAGGAATACTGCTACAATGCCTACAATAGCCAGTGTAGGGAATCCCGAAGTCCTGATTGACCGGATAAATATCTCGTTATCGTGAATGACGGAATTAAACTCCACATGTTGCAGTATGGTCATTAAAAAAATCGGGATGGCGGTCAGGACAAGCACGACCTGATAAATAAAAATACTGAGCTGGAAGTTGATGACCTCTTTGCCCTGCTGGTCAACATAGGCGGAACGGTCTTTCACTGAACTCCAGATGATAACCGGGAAAATGAAATTCCCGAATGGAAACAGATACTGTGAAAACGTGCTCATGTGCATGATGCTGGCAGTCGAATTGTAATTGGTGGTTTGCATGATTTCGGTTTTTGATGATGATTGAAACTCGCAGGCCATAC
The nucleotide sequence above comes from Flavobacterium magnum. Encoded proteins:
- a CDS encoding DUF4870 domain-containing protein, whose protein sequence is MQTTNYNSTASIMHMSTFSQYLFPFGNFIFPVIIWSSVKDRSAYVDQQGKEVINFQLSIFIYQVVLVLTAIPIFLMTILQHVEFNSVIHDNEIFIRSIRTSGFPTLAIVGIVAVFLAACLQLFEFFMTVYAAVKTSNGQDFKYPLAIKFLK
- a CDS encoding GIN domain-containing protein — translated: MLKITTTIVLFLIGMLTQAQVSENRAIPDFSRIEVKNGITISYSVDPVPSAKMQSGSNENLSNIMLDVKNGTLKVYTADGNPVNGVTVYLQSAGLSALSASSKAQVVLPQILETRSIDIALSSGAKFTGMIRSRANTTVKVSDNASFNGRVDTGRLSGEFTDSATVVLSGNAYDAFLYTDKNVKVSALNLDTENAVVFASGQSAVRLHAGTNLSLNIADGARVTYSGSPKNVQYSEGALATIKDKSTNGLSAN
- a CDS encoding nuclear transport factor 2 family protein → MENEIIKLEKNYWQGMEDHDYETVKQLTRFPCTVAGKNGVMRVDENEFKHMFDSGSGADIRVTDISMAAVEVFGNSAIIGYTITIGSKSDAQKQPMQCACTSTWIKEQDSWRCAMHTESELVQE
- a CDS encoding GIN domain-containing protein encodes the protein MKKTAFTLMLLLLSGMAFAQGKEKLRGSKIVVIEQKEVESFDGLEVRDNLEVSLIKGDKNGVELEADDNLQPALGIAMNGSVMILFMAKEITGEKKFSVRVTYTDSFKTVVTKNESRVNALEEVKLDEISFQSFDGSRLYLNLGCKSFSITANDKSRTELNAKSESGTLVLSKNADIKALISATALKCDLYQKASAKIEGDVLDMTLRMDNNAAFTGKGLTVKNMALTTEGYVNCSVFADSTLILDASGSSEVTIYGEPKIDLKKLADNATLFKKTLK
- a CDS encoding PadR family transcriptional regulator, with protein sequence MNIENTKAQMRKGVLEFCILSVLREKDAYTSEILDTLKNAKLLVVEGTVYPLLTRLKNDGLLNYRWEESTSGPPRKYYGLTELGQTFLKELNGTWTELSDAVSIITNQNNK
- a CDS encoding head GIN domain-containing protein, translating into MIKAIIFLTKIVIAAAIGLLFVSCRYNVNFGDGIDGSGNVIRQNRSISGNFTGVSADGGIEVIVEQGAGTEVTVEADDNIMSLIKTEVINGILTVRTDGSYSTANGPVVTVRLPEIKELQADGGATLRGNGKLICERLELHSSGGAQLDVHVEADTMSMDASGGAGIDVSGKALDVEISASGGSPVDAEQLQANNIKADASGGASISVYPILKLDAEASGGGSVGYHKIPKTLSKSESGGGSVSEE
- a CDS encoding PspC domain-containing protein gives rise to the protein MNKTVNINLGGMFFYIDEDAYQKLSRYFDAIKRSLSNSNGQDEIIRDIEMRIAELISEKHTNPKQVISLKELDEVIAVMGQPEDYRLDNEMNDGPSKAGNAFDSNPNGPVKKKLYRDRENGMIGGVLAGLGHYFGVDKVWLRIALLVLVFFYGTGLLAYIILWIVMPEAVTTTEKLEMHGEPITISNIEKKVREEFDNVAERIKNADYDKMGKQARHTAGQFSTSIGDVIVNIFKVFAKVFGVILIIMSIPVVICLLIGVFTLGSIHFMRYPWSDYIEAGNFSEYPIWVFGLLMFFAIGIPFFFLAILGFKLLITNMKSIGSAAKYTLLGLWILSVGILITLGINEAVERSEEGRATQKQSFVLNPQDTLQISFRHNDFYARNVYDREDMKITQDSTDAAILYSNNVRLYIEKTDEASPYLSIEKQARGNSVSNARKIAEKIRYSYKIEGNKLILNNYWLTDASNKFRDQYVELHLYLPEGTKFKADASVRDYDASYDDFFNLHYSSDQYIYRMGHDQVKCLDCPVEENDHNDVSTEDNERVTDSTVTTTTTIRDDNGKVIIETRTPTPPAKAGTGGKGLTTDKDGTIIKK